In Diabrotica undecimpunctata isolate CICGRU chromosome 4, icDiaUnde3, whole genome shotgun sequence, a single genomic region encodes these proteins:
- the LOC140438969 gene encoding zinc finger MYM-type protein 1-like yields the protein MCVLFGQTEGGRGDQKLGSFVTKPFNNWKKALEKMEHHRNTNYHKYAVERARNFVSVMEGQTRDITESFNEENKKIARENRERLCAIVDTILFCGRQELPLRGNQDSGEIGIIDPLHNDGNFRALLRFRAQAGDEVLKNHLISQSNHSRAMYTSSVVQNEIINLCGNAVQEQIINRVKQSGFFAVLADETQDISRHQQLSLCLRYVDCSSGKALIREDFIEFIHVDEVTGLALATTIIDKLKSFGLDLENLVGQGYDGAAVMSGRFKGVRTIIMDKYPRALFVHCVAHTLNLVLGHSCEIPAIRNCIGTIKSIINFFR from the coding sequence ATGTGCGTTTTATTTGGACAGACCGAAGGTGGTCGCGGTGATCAAAAACTTGGAAGTTTTGTCACAAAACCATTTAATAACTGGAAAAAAGCTCTGGAAAAAATGGAACATCATCGAAATACAAATTATCATAAATATGCTGTTGAACGGGCAAGAAATTTTGTAAGCGTTATGGAAGGTCAAACTCGTGATATTACAGAGTCGtttaatgaagaaaataaaaaaattgcccgAGAAAATAGAGAGAGGCTATGTGCCATAGTGGACACAATCTTATTTTGCGGACGGCAGGAATTGCCTTTGAGAGGAAATCAAGACTCTGGTGAAATCGGTATTATAGATCCTCTACATAATGACGGTAATTTTCGTGCACTACTTCGTTTTCGTGCGCAAGCTGGTGATGAAGTACTTAAAAATCACCTTATTTCTCAAAGCAATCATTCTCGGGCTATGTACACATCGTCCGTCGTTCaaaatgaaattattaatttGTGTGGAAATGCTGTTCAGGAGCAAATAATAAATAGAGTGAAACAATCAGGTTTCTTTGCTGTACTTGCTGACGAAACTCAAGACATTTCGCGTCACCAACAACTCTCACTTTGCCTTCGGTATGTAGACTGCTCTTCTGGAAAGGCACTTATTCGAGAGGATTTCATTGAATTTATACACGTTGATGAAGTAACAGGATTAGCTCTAGCTACGACAATCATCGATAAACTTAAGTCGTTTGGATTAGATTTGGAGAATTTAGTTGGCCAGGGCTATGATGGTGCGGCTGTGATGAGCGGACGATTTAAAGGAGTAAGAACAATAATCATGGACAAATATCCTCGAGCACTATTCGTACACTGTGTGGCGCACACATTAAACTTAGTTTTGGGTCATTCATGCGAGATCCCTGCAATACGAAACTGCATCGGAactattaaaagtataattaactTCTTTCGGTAA
- the LOC140438970 gene encoding 52 kDa repressor of the inhibitor of the protein kinase-like: MFPVVNSVLQELQESGREIATQAYQLQVAMENSQFIVSLTILRKVFSYTSSLNRTLQKVNVDLTDSCSYVKTIKTTLQNLRNEREFSNLFEEAKKLISADITVPRVSRRQLNRNNIPGDTAEVYYRRNIFYPFIEHVVTELDARFKPHEEAISGIQLLLPDRTQNTERAKKCIAGIGEIFLREVEIKHLVSEYELWHNHWCNQEQPSTALEAMDRCDEIFFPTVRKLLQILATLPVSTATPERTFSSLKRLKTYLRNRMGDERLTGLALMSIHRNVTIGLNSSEIVNKLAERRKRMNLIL; the protein is encoded by the coding sequence ATGTTTCCTGTAGTAAATTCCGTGCTTCAAGAACTTCAAGAATCTGGAAGGGAAATTGCAACCCAAGCTTACCAGTTACAAGTCGCAATGGAAAACAGTCAATTTATAGTTTCACTAActattttaaggaaggttttctCCTATACGTCAAGCTTAAACCGAACCCTACAAAAAGTCAATGTAGATTTAACCGACTCTTGCagttacgtaaaaacaataaaaaccacTTTACAGAACCTTCGTAACGAACGTGAATTCTCAAATCTTTTTGAGgaagcaaaaaaattaatttcagcaGATATAACTGTTCCAAGAGTAAGTAGGAGACAATTGAACCGCAATAATATACCAGGGGACACTGCTGAAGTTTACTATCGGCGAAATATATTTTATCCATTTATAGAACATGTAGTGACCGAGCTTGATGCTCGCTTTAAACCTCACGAAGAAGCAATTTCAGGAATTCAGTTGCTTCTACCAGATCGCACCCAAAATACTGAGAGAGCAAAGAAATGTATAGCAGGAATCGGAGAAATATTTCTCAGGGAAGTtgaaataaaacatttagtaagTGAGTATGAGCTTTGGCACAACCACTGGTGCAATCAAGAACAGCCGTCTACTGCACTAGAAGCTATGGACCGATGTGATGAAATTTTTTTTCCAACGGTTaggaaacttcttcaaattttagCAACACTTCCAGTATCTACTGCCACACCTGAACGTACTTTTTCATCACTTAAACGGTTAAAAACTTATCTTAGAAATAGAATGGGAGACGAGAGGCTTACAGGATTAGCTCTCATGAGTATTCATCGGAATGTGACAATAGGTCTAAATTCCTCAGAAATTGTAAATAAGTTAGCTGAAAGAAGGAAGAGAatgaatttaattttgtaa